One region of Parambassis ranga chromosome 21, fParRan2.1, whole genome shotgun sequence genomic DNA includes:
- the tbr1b gene encoding T-box brain protein 1b, whose amino-acid sequence MQVENCISPASDLSKKFMNVGSGFSSSNGSELSLQDHPIISASDNLERSSPLKKNSREMTNQSEADNFPDSKDASGDVQRGKLSPDLHGVSDIRHNFDGSAGERCIFSPSTQPQSVSAASSAMFPYPSQHGPAHPAFSIGSPSRYMAHHPVITNGAYNSLLTNTSPQGYPTAGYPYAQQYGHTYQGGAFYQFSSAQAGLVPGKAQVYLCNRALWLKFHRHQTEMIITKQGRRMFPFLSFNISGLDPTAHYNIFVDVILADPNHWRFQGGKWVPCGKADTNVIGNRVYMHPDSPNTGAHWMRQEISFGKLKLTNNKGANNNTGQMVVLQSLHKYQPRLHVVEVNEDGTEDTSQPGRVQTFTFTETQFIAVTAYQNTDITQLKIDHNPFAKGFRDNYDTVYTGCDIDRLTPSPGDSPRSQIVPGARYAMPSSFLQDQFVSTYAKSRFHPGVGTGPGTERSVPLGNSLLSPQQSEEPTVATPPQRWFVTPANNRLDFAASAYDAADFAGNAATLLSYAAAGVKALPLPTAGCSNRPLGYYADPSGWGGRTPPQYCGVNSKSSSVFSCWPANSIGGRAGTNYLSEEGDSITTERSPIGGGTEETKPKDMTSESSWIETPSSIKSIDSSDSGIFEQAKRRRISPSATPVSETVSPLKSELLAPRECEKNCTKDIGYYSFYPHS is encoded by the exons ATGCAGGTCGAGAATTGCATCTCGCCGGCGAGTGATCTCTCCAAGAAATTTATGAATGTGGGCAGTGGCTTTTCGAGCTCCAATGGATCAGAGCTTTCGTTGCAGGACCATCCTATTATATCTGCAAGTGACAACCTGGAGAGAAGTTCACCTCTGAAAAAAAACTCTAGGGAGATGACGAATCAGTCAGAGGCAGACAATTTTCCCGACTCCAAGGACGCATCGGGGGACGTCCAGAGGGGCAAACTCTCTCCTGATCTTCACGGAGTCTCTGACATCCGTCATAATTTCGATGGATCTGCAGGAGAAAGGTGCATCTTTTCTCCATCCACCCAGCCGCAGTCAGTCTCAGCAGCTTCCAGTGCCATGTTTCCATACCCGAGTCAGCATGGACCCGCGCACCCGGCTTTTTCTATTGGAAGTCCCAGCCGCTACATGGCCCATCACCCGGTCATAACTAATGGAGCTTACAACAGCCTTCTAACCAACACTTCTCCGCAAGGCTACCCGACAGCGGGCTACCCTTACGCGCAACAGTATGGACACACATACCAAGGAGGGGCTTTTTACCAGTTCTCCTCGGCGCAAGCAGGACTGGTTCCGGGGAAAGCGCAGGTGTATCTGTGCAACAGGGCCCTGTGGCTGAAGTTTCACAGACACCAAACAGAGATGATCATCACAAAACAAGGACG ACGAATGTTCCCATTTTTAAGCTTCAACATTTCTGGCCTCGACCCAACTGCTCACTACAACATTTTTGTGGATGTAATACTCGCTGATCCAAATCACTGGCGATTTCAAGGAGGGAAGTGGGTGCCATGTGGAAAAGCAGACACAAATGTGATAg GCAACAGGGTTTACATGCACCCGGACTCGCCAAACACCGGCGCTCACTGGATGCGTCAAGAAATATCATTTGGAAAGCTGAAGCTTACAAACAACAAAGGTGCCAACAACAACACGGGGCAG ATGGTGGTTCTTCAGTCTCTTCACAAGTACCAGCCCAGGCTCCATGTGGTGGAAGTAAACGAGGATGGGACAGAGGACACCAGCCAACCAGGAAGAGTCCAGACTTTCACCTTCACAGAAACGCAATTCATCGCTGTCACAGCCTACCAGAATACAGAT ATTACACAACTGAAAATTGACCACAATCCATTTGCTAAAGGATTTCGGGACAACTATGACAC TGTCTACACAGGCTGCGACATTGACCGCCTAACTCCATCACCGGGTGACTCTCCGCGTTCACAGATCGTGCCGGGTGCGAGATATGCCATGCCTAGCTCTTTCCTGCAGGACCAATTTGTCAGCACTTATGCCAAATCTCGCTTTCACCCTGGCGTGGGGACTGGTCCTGGCACGGAGCGCAGCGTCCCACTCGGCAACAGCTTGCTATCCCCGCAGCAAAGCGAGGAGCCCACTGTTGCCACCCCCCCGCAGCGATGGTTTGTCACCCCTGCCAACAACCGACTGGACTTTGCTGCCTCGGCATACGACGCCGCTGATTTTGCCGGTAACGCGGCCACCTTGCTGTCCTACGCAGCGGCCGGAGTGAAAGCTCTTCCCCTGCCGACTGCAGGCTGCTCCAACCGGCCCCTTGGCTATTACGCAGACCCGTCTGGCTGGGGAGGACGCACGCCGCCACAGTACTGTGGTGTAAATAGTAAATCCAGCTCGGTCTTTTCCTGTTGGCCCGCTAACTCCATCGGCGGCAGAGCAGGCACCAACTACCTGTCCGAAGAAGGAGACTCCATCACGACGGAGAGGTCACCGATCGGCGGTGGCACGGAGGAGACCAAACCAAAAGACATGACATCTGAGTCGAGCTGGATAGAGACGCCATCCTCCATTAAGTCAATCGATTCAAGCGACTCTGGTATCTTTGAACAGGCCAAACGGAGGAGAATCTCACCTTCTGCCACGCCGGTTTCAGAGACAGTGTCCCCGTTAAAATCTGAGCTCTTGGCACCGAGAGAGTGTGAGAAAAATTGCACAAAGGACATTGGTTATTACAGTTTTTATCCTCACagttaa